A genomic stretch from Narcine bancroftii isolate sNarBan1 chromosome 9, sNarBan1.hap1, whole genome shotgun sequence includes:
- the LOC138742862 gene encoding proheparin-binding EGF-like growth factor: protein MRISFAAALLVLAAVSCNPAVGAAIDGYESEVTRSRRRGEKDTLAILGGVLEQEPTAQAAQRPPVDRMLETSQAAFYKSAENSTATEEGKRKGKRERKNKRGKRKGKKNPCYRKYKDFCIHGECQYLRHIKEVACRCFSGYEGIRCGTFILAVEHPKDPNDNTTTLAIVAVVLSSLSLTVILVLLVLGYHRRVASYDVKNEEKIKLGNNNSH, encoded by the exons ATGAGGATTTCGTTCGCCGCCGCGCTCCTTGTTCTTGCCGCAG TTTCTTGCAATCCTGCGGTGGGAGCGGCGATCGATGGCTATGAGAGTGAAGTCACCCGGAGCCGCAGGCGGGGAGAGAAGGATACTCTGGCCATCCTGGGAGGGGTGCTGGAGCAGGAACCGACTGCACAGGCAGCGCAGCGCCCACCGGTTGACCGAATGCTCGAAACCTCGCAAG CGGCTTTTTATAAATCTGCGGAAAACTCGACTGCCACTGAAGAGGGGAAGCGCAAAGGGAAACGCGAAAGAAAGAACAAACGTGGCAAGAGAAAGGGTAAAAAAAATCCCTGTTACAGAAAGTACAAGGATTTTTGCATCCACGGGGAGTGCCAGTATTTGCGCCACATCAAGGAGGTAGCATGCAG GTGTTTCTCAGGATATGAAGGGATAAGGTGCGGTACTTTCATTTTAGCTGTGGAACACCCAAAAGATCCAAATGATAACACAACTACTCTGGCTATTGTGGCAGTGGTTCTTTCATCTCTTAGTCTGACTGTAATCCTTGTCCTTCTAGTTCTTGG GTATCATAGGCGGGTTGCCAGCTATGATGTAAAAaatgaagaaaagattaaacttggaaATAATAACAgtcattga